ACACACTTACAACCAAAACATCCGCTAACGGTGAGCTTTACCTTTATGTACCTGAAATCAATTGGAAAAAAATCACCTCATTCAAAGTAAATGGTGAAAAAATCCAACCAGCTGTTTACATCGCAACCAATCAATTGTTTAATTTGGGGTACTTTAAAAAAGATGCTGAGGTTGAATTACAACTTGAATCAGAAATAGCACTAGAAGATCAAATGATCGAATTAAAAACCCTACAACAGGATACTTTTGATTCATTTATTACCAAGCAAAAGTCCCAAGCTATTCAACTTAAGCAACAGGCTTCTGGAACATTGTCAGGCAATATAACGGTTACTGACTCAGAAAATACGCTACTCTACTTAGCTATACCTTATGACAAAAACTGGCAAATCACAGTTGATGGAAAAAAAGTCAAAGCAATGTCAGTTTTAGGCAATTTTACTGGAGTTAACTTATCTCCTGGAAAGCATCAACTCACGATGCAATATCAACAACAAAATTTCATTGTGGGCGTTATGATTAGCATTTCTATTCTTTTGGGCGTATTATTTTATCAACTATTAAAGTATTACAAGAAACGAAAAATAACGTAACAGTGAGAGGAAACTGCAGCCATGGGACGTAACATTTTGAAACGAATCATCTATGTACTACCGATTGTAGGTGTTATCATCTTTACTGGTTTGGTTATTTATGGTTATTCTAAAGGCATTTTTCATTCTGTTCAATCTCTACAGGATTTTATCAAGCAATTTGGTGAATATGCGGTATTTATTTTTATTTTTTTACAAATATTACAGGTCATCGTGCCAATCTTACCTGGTGGGATTTCTACGGTAGTCGGTATGCTGATGTTCGGTAATATTCAAGGGCTACTTTATAGTTATGTCGGTTTGATCATCGGGGAAATCATTGTTTACTGGTTAGCTCGCTATTACGGTAAGTCCTTTGCCCGATTGATTTTAACGAAGAAACGCTATTTAAAATTTGAAAAGATGCTAGATCGCCCCGAAAAAGGAATCAAGAGATTGATGATTATCACCTTGCTCGTTCCATTTGCACCAGATGATTTGGTGTGTTTGGTAGCTGGACTTACTGACCTTCCTTTTAAGGAGTATATGAAGATTTTGCTGATTTTTAAGTTTTGGTCAGTTGCCACTTATGGCTATGCGGTCTTGTTCTTGTTTAATCGGTTTTTGATTGGCTAAATACTTTATGATAGCAAGTATGTAATACGATTATCTTAAAAAAAATAGGGTAATAATCAGAAAAAGACATGATTATTACCCTATTTTTTTATTGTTAATTCACTGTACGCAGTTGTGCAATTCGTTCTTTCACAACGACTTGTTTTTCTAAATAATCTTTCTCTTTGGCCTTTTCAGCCTCCACAACTTCATTCGGCGCATTAGAAACAAATCGTTCATTTGCTAATTTACCTTGAACACGTTTGACTTCTTGTGTCCATTTGTCTAATTCTTTTTCTAATCGAGCAATTTCTTCTTCCACGTTGATCAAACCAGCTAGTGGTAAATAGAGTTCAGCTCCTGTTAAAACAGCTGACATCGCCAATTCTGGAGCTATAATGTCACTTGCAATCTTTAACTCATCTGGATTACAGAAACGCTCAATATAATTGGTATTTTCAATCAAGAATTTATCTACCGCTTCATCACTTGTTTTGATCAATAAAGTGATTGGTTTAGACAATGGTGTATTCACTTCAGCACGAATATTACGTACTGCGCGAATTACTTCTTTTAAGACTTCCATACCACGAGCGGCTGTTTCGTCTGAAAATTCTTCCTGAACAACTGGATAATCAGCAATCACAAGAGATTCACCTTTATGCGGGATATTGTCCCAGATTTCTTCTGTCACAAATGGCATGATTGGGTGCAATAGTCGTAAAATTTGGTCTAGCGTATACACCAAAATACTACGTGTTGTTTGTTTTGCAACTTCGTTTTCACCGTAAAGAATTTCTTTACTCATTTCAATGTACCAGTCACAGAAATCATCCCAGATAAAGTTATATAACTGGCGACCCGCTTCACCAAATTCGAAGCGATCGAATAAGTCAGTAACACGAGCGACTGTTTCATTTAGACGGGTTAAAATCCAACGATCTGCGACAGTTTTCTCACCGCTAAAATCGATATCTTCGTAAGTCATGCCTTCAACATTCATGATCACAAAACGGCTGGCATTCCAGATTTTATTGATAAAGTTCCAAGAAGCATCCATTTTTTCGTAACTGAATCGCATATCTTGACCAGGTGTTGAACCATTCGACATAAACCAACGCAATGCATCGGCTCCGTATTTATCGATCACTTCCATCGGATCGATCCCGTTCCCTAGAGATTTACTCATTTTACGTCCATCTTCTGCTCTGATCAGACCATGCATCAAGACATTTTTAAATGGCGCTTGTCCTGTAAATTCTAAGCTTTGGAACATCATTCGACTAACCCAGAAGAAAATAATATCGTAGCCTGTCACCAGAGTGCTTGTTGGGAAATAACGCTGATAGTCAGCTGCTTCTTCATCCGGCCAGCCCATTGTTGAAAACGGCCATAAGGCTGAACTGAACCAAGTATCTAATACGTCTGAATCTTGAGTCCAATTTTCAGGATCTGCTGGAGCTTCCATGCCGACATACATTTCGCCTGTTTCTTTATGGTACCAAGCAGGGATTTGATGTCCCCACCATAGTTGGCGTGAGATCACCCAATCATGTACGTTTTCCATCCAACGTAAGAATGTTTGATTAAAACGTGGTGGATAAAATTCTACTGCGTCATCTGTATCTTGATTTTCGATGGCTTTTTCAGCAAGTGGCGCCATTTTAACGAACCATTGTGTAGATAAGCGCGGTTCAACGACAACGCCAGTACGTTCTGAATGACCAACACTGTGATTCATGGTTTCAATTTTAATTAAACGACCCATTTCTTTTAAATCAGAAACAATCATTTTACGTGCTGCAAAACGATCCATCCCTGCGTATTTTCCTGCTAAATCGTTCATAGAACCATCTTCATTCATTACATTTACACGTGGTAAATCGTGACGGTTACCTACTTCAAAATCATTTGGATCATGAGCTGGTGTGATTTTCACTACCCCTGTTCCAAATTCCATGTCTACATACTCATCAGCAATGATCGGAATTTCTTTATCTACTAAAGGTAATGTAACAGTTTTACCGATCAAGGCTTGGTAGCGCTCATCTTCAGGATGAACTGCAATCGCAGTATCACCTAACATGGTTTCGGGACGAGTTGTTGCAATTTCCACAACACCTGTTCCGTCAGTCAGTGGATAGCTCATATGATAAAAGGCACCTTCAATATCTTTGTGGATAACCTCGATATCAGATAAGGCCGTTTTCGCTTTTGGATCCCAGTTGATGATGTATTCACCACGATAGATCAAGTCTTTTTCATATAAAGAAACGAACACTTTGCGGACCGCTTGAGATAAGCCATCATCTAAAGTAAAACGTTCACGGCTATAGTCTAAAGATAAGCCCATTTTTGCCCATTGTTCACGAATATGAGAAGCGTATTCTTCTTTCCAATCCCACACTTGTTCTACAAATTTTTCGCGACCTAAATCATAACGAGAGATGTCTTGTTCTGCTAATTTTTCTTCAACTTTGGCTTGCGTTGCGATACCAGCGTGATCCATTCCAGGTAACCATAATGTGTCAAAGCCTTGCATTCTTTTTTGACGAATAATCATATCTTGTAACGTGGTATCCCACGCATGTCCCAAATGTAGCTTACCTGTAACATTAGGCGGTGGAATCACAATTGAATAAGGTTTCGCTTCTTTATTTCCGTTTGGTTTGAATAAATCTTGGTCTAGCCATTTTTGGTAGCGACCTTGTTCTACTTCTGTTGGTTGGTATTTTGTTGGCAGATTTTTTTCTTCTGTCATGTAGATTCCTTCTTTCTGATTTTAATCTAAACGAATGGTAAAGCAGCACACTAAGGTAACAACACTTCTTATCAGTCGCCTTGTACTGTTCAATCTCAGATTGCTTCAAAATATGTGATGAACATATAAAAAGCCCTAAAATACTTTCGTATTTTAGGGCGTAAACTCTGTTACGCGGTACCACCTAAATTGTGCTTGATCATCCCAAACACCGCTTCATTCGTGAGGTAACGATCACTACTCGAATCATTCTACTTCATTCAAATCATTGACTCCCAAGCTACCTTCTTACTGGTTATGTGAAAATCTTCCACCAAGTGATTTTCTCTCTATAACGATGCCAGTAGTACTCCTCTTGATCATGGTCTTTGGTTTATTTTACCATTGAAGTTGAATAGAAGTCAATTTGAAAAAGTTTAACGCACAGATTTTACTTTATCCAATGCAGCTGCATAATCCGGCTCTTCCGCAATCTCAGTCGAAATTGCTTCATAAACCAGCTTACCATCTTTATCAATCACAAAAATTCCACGTGCTAAACGTCCCATTGCAGGGATGAATAAACCATACGCTTCACCAAAGGTTCCTTCTGTATCGTGTAAAAGTTCCATGTCCACACCTTCAGCTGCACACCAATTCTCTTGTTCTTCTTTTGTATTGTTTGATATCGTGATAAATTTAACACCAGCAACATTCGCTGCCTCTTGATTGAAACGCTTTGTTTGTAATGAACAAATTCTAGTATCGATATCCGGTACTACACTGATCAAAACAGGTGTACCTGCAAAATCTGACAGATTGACTACCTCATCTTTCAAATTTTTTAATGAGAAATCTGGTGCTTTACTACCTACCTCAGGTTGTACACCGCTGATTTCTACTACTTCACCTTTTTTTGTTACTTTCATTCTGTTATTCCTCCCCTAAAACAAA
The DNA window shown above is from Enterococcus sp. 12C11_DIV0727 and carries:
- a CDS encoding TVP38/TMEM64 family protein, coding for MGRNILKRIIYVLPIVGVIIFTGLVIYGYSKGIFHSVQSLQDFIKQFGEYAVFIFIFLQILQVIVPILPGGISTVVGMLMFGNIQGLLYSYVGLIIGEIIVYWLARYYGKSFARLILTKKRYLKFEKMLDRPEKGIKRLMIITLLVPFAPDDLVCLVAGLTDLPFKEYMKILLIFKFWSVATYGYAVLFLFNRFLIG
- a CDS encoding valine--tRNA ligase; the encoded protein is MTEEKNLPTKYQPTEVEQGRYQKWLDQDLFKPNGNKEAKPYSIVIPPPNVTGKLHLGHAWDTTLQDMIIRQKRMQGFDTLWLPGMDHAGIATQAKVEEKLAEQDISRYDLGREKFVEQVWDWKEEYASHIREQWAKMGLSLDYSRERFTLDDGLSQAVRKVFVSLYEKDLIYRGEYIINWDPKAKTALSDIEVIHKDIEGAFYHMSYPLTDGTGVVEIATTRPETMLGDTAIAVHPEDERYQALIGKTVTLPLVDKEIPIIADEYVDMEFGTGVVKITPAHDPNDFEVGNRHDLPRVNVMNEDGSMNDLAGKYAGMDRFAARKMIVSDLKEMGRLIKIETMNHSVGHSERTGVVVEPRLSTQWFVKMAPLAEKAIENQDTDDAVEFYPPRFNQTFLRWMENVHDWVISRQLWWGHQIPAWYHKETGEMYVGMEAPADPENWTQDSDVLDTWFSSALWPFSTMGWPDEEAADYQRYFPTSTLVTGYDIIFFWVSRMMFQSLEFTGQAPFKNVLMHGLIRAEDGRKMSKSLGNGIDPMEVIDKYGADALRWFMSNGSTPGQDMRFSYEKMDASWNFINKIWNASRFVIMNVEGMTYEDIDFSGEKTVADRWILTRLNETVARVTDLFDRFEFGEAGRQLYNFIWDDFCDWYIEMSKEILYGENEVAKQTTRSILVYTLDQILRLLHPIMPFVTEEIWDNIPHKGESLVIADYPVVQEEFSDETAARGMEVLKEVIRAVRNIRAEVNTPLSKPITLLIKTSDEAVDKFLIENTNYIERFCNPDELKIASDIIAPELAMSAVLTGAELYLPLAGLINVEEEIARLEKELDKWTQEVKRVQGKLANERFVSNAPNEVVEAEKAKEKDYLEKQVVVKERIAQLRTVN
- the tpx gene encoding thiol peroxidase yields the protein MKVTKKGEVVEISGVQPEVGSKAPDFSLKNLKDEVVNLSDFAGTPVLISVVPDIDTRICSLQTKRFNQEAANVAGVKFITISNNTKEEQENWCAAEGVDMELLHDTEGTFGEAYGLFIPAMGRLARGIFVIDKDGKLVYEAISTEIAEEPDYAAALDKVKSVR